The following coding sequences lie in one Oceanicola sp. 502str15 genomic window:
- a CDS encoding deoxyguanosinetriphosphate triphosphohydrolase: MRAVFACDPEASRGRLFPEEESHFRSPFQRDRDRIIHASAFRRLKHKTQVFVEHEGDHFRTRLTHTLEVAQVGRTIAGTLGLNIELTEAVALAHDLGHTPFGHTGEDALAALMAPYGGFDHNAQAIRIVTSLERHYAEFDGLNLTWESLEGIAKHNGPVEGELPYGLTEYAKLQDLELHTHASAEAQVAALSDDIAYNNHDLMDGLRAGLFTDGDLEELALTADSYRQVDQIYPGLDRKRRRYEALRRVFGVMVEDVIAVSRARLNAAAPQSAQEVRELGHSVVEFSPELQGRIAEVREFLFHRMYRAPAVVEMRAQVTKVVEELFPLFMSRPDLLPDEWQKDVAEARHETAMARLVADYIAGMTDRFALQQHEKLLG; encoded by the coding sequence ATGCGGGCTGTATTTGCATGTGATCCGGAGGCAAGCCGGGGGCGGCTTTTTCCGGAGGAGGAGAGCCATTTTCGCTCGCCTTTCCAGAGGGATCGGGACCGGATCATCCATGCCAGCGCGTTTCGGCGGCTCAAGCACAAGACGCAGGTCTTCGTGGAGCACGAAGGCGATCACTTTCGCACCCGGCTGACGCATACGCTGGAGGTGGCGCAGGTGGGGCGCACGATTGCCGGCACGCTGGGGCTGAACATCGAGCTGACCGAGGCGGTGGCGCTGGCCCATGACCTCGGGCACACGCCGTTCGGCCACACGGGAGAGGATGCGCTGGCGGCGCTGATGGCGCCTTACGGCGGGTTTGACCACAACGCGCAGGCCATTCGCATCGTGACCTCGCTGGAGCGCCATTATGCCGAGTTCGACGGGCTGAACCTGACATGGGAGAGCCTTGAGGGCATTGCCAAGCACAACGGGCCGGTGGAGGGCGAGCTGCCCTATGGGCTGACGGAGTATGCCAAGTTGCAGGATCTGGAGCTGCACACCCATGCCAGCGCCGAGGCGCAGGTTGCGGCGCTTTCGGACGATATTGCCTACAACAACCACGACCTGATGGACGGGCTGCGGGCCGGGCTCTTTACCGATGGCGACCTCGAGGAGCTGGCGCTGACCGCCGACAGTTACCGGCAGGTCGACCAGATCTACCCCGGGCTGGACCGCAAGCGGCGTCGCTACGAGGCGTTGCGGCGGGTGTTTGGGGTGATGGTGGAGGATGTGATCGCGGTCAGCCGGGCGCGGCTGAACGCGGCGGCCCCCCAGAGCGCGCAGGAGGTGCGGGAGCTGGGGCATTCGGTGGTGGAGTTCTCACCCGAGTTGCAGGGGCGGATCGCGGAGGTGCGGGAGTTCCTGTTTCACCGGATGTATCGCGCCCCGGCGGTGGTGGAGATGCGGGCGCAGGTGACGAAGGTGGTGGAGGAGCTGTTTCCGCTGTTCATGTCGCGCCCCGATCTGCTGCCCGACGAGTGGCAGAAGGATGTGGCCGAGGCCAGGCACGAGACTGCGATGGCGCGGCTGGTGGCAGATTACATCGCCGGGATGACCGACCGCTTTGCTTTGCAGCAGCACGAGAAGCTTCTGGGCTGA
- a CDS encoding iron-sulfur cluster assembly accessory protein: MTLPPKVTPRAYARLAEIGAAPKALRVAVEGGGCSGFQYEITLDEPSADDLVLEVDGQKVVVDEVSLPFLEGATIDFSDELIGARFTIENPNATSSCGCGTSFSM; encoded by the coding sequence CTGACCCTGCCACCAAAAGTCACCCCCCGCGCCTATGCCCGCCTCGCCGAGATCGGCGCGGCCCCCAAGGCGCTGCGCGTCGCCGTCGAGGGCGGCGGCTGCTCGGGCTTTCAATACGAGATCACGCTGGATGAACCGTCCGCCGACGATCTGGTGCTCGAGGTGGACGGCCAGAAGGTGGTGGTCGACGAGGTCTCCCTGCCCTTCCTCGAAGGCGCAACCATCGACTTTTCCGACGAGCTGATCGGTGCGCGCTTCACCATCGAGAACCCCAACGCCACAAGCTCCTGCGGCTGCGGCACGTCCTTCTCGATGTAA
- the xth gene encoding exodeoxyribonuclease III: protein MKIATFNINGVKARIGAVTDWLTESAPDVALLQEIKSVDEGFPREHFEDLGYQVKTHGQKGFNGVAILSRLPLEDVTRGLPGDDADEQARWIEATVIGDNTALRLCGLYLPNGNPVEDGTSEKFRYKLAWMDRLIARGRALLAEEQPALMAGDYNIIPSPIDAARPEAWVGDALFHPESLAKWRELNALGFTEAFRARTRGPGHYSFWDYQRGAWDRNDGIRIDHFLLTPQAADRLTDCWIEKDVRGREKPSDHVPVWVDLDV, encoded by the coding sequence ATGAAAATCGCCACCTTCAACATCAACGGCGTCAAGGCCCGGATCGGCGCCGTCACCGACTGGCTCACCGAAAGCGCCCCCGACGTCGCCCTCCTGCAAGAGATCAAGTCGGTCGACGAGGGCTTCCCCCGCGAGCATTTCGAAGACCTCGGCTACCAGGTCAAAACCCATGGCCAGAAGGGCTTCAACGGCGTCGCCATCCTCTCCAGGCTCCCGCTCGAAGATGTCACCCGCGGCCTGCCCGGCGACGATGCCGACGAACAGGCCCGCTGGATCGAGGCCACCGTCATCGGAGACAACACCGCCCTGCGCCTCTGCGGCCTCTACCTGCCCAACGGCAACCCGGTCGAAGACGGCACCAGCGAGAAGTTCCGCTACAAGCTCGCGTGGATGGACCGCCTCATCGCCCGCGGCCGCGCCCTGCTGGCCGAAGAGCAGCCCGCCCTGATGGCCGGCGATTACAACATCATCCCCAGCCCCATCGACGCCGCCCGCCCCGAAGCCTGGGTGGGCGATGCGCTGTTTCACCCCGAAAGCCTCGCCAAGTGGCGCGAGCTGAACGCGCTCGGCTTCACCGAGGCCTTCCGCGCCCGCACCCGTGGCCCCGGCCACTACTCCTTCTGGGATTACCAGCGCGGCGCATGGGACAGAAACGACGGCATCCGCATCGACCATTTCCTGCTCACCCCGCAGGCCGCCGACCGTCTCACCGATTGCTGGATCGAGAAAGACGTGCGCGGCCGCGAGAAACCCTCCGACCACGTGCCCGTCTGGGTCGATCTGGATGTCTGA